From one Psilocybe cubensis strain MGC-MH-2018 chromosome 13, whole genome shotgun sequence genomic stretch:
- a CDS encoding Myo-inositol transporter 1 gives MTINEKQKDDRPLSNGSDRVESLEDLVLDNDSGEINELAVVAEGEERTTWFVWILVMCSTISGLLFGYDTGVISGALVTIGSDLGPDVLSNSQKELITSSTTLGALLGGLVAGVLSDWTGRRPVLGIADVIFIGGAVAQAVCHDVWSMIGGRFLIGIGVGLAACIAPLYIQELSPTRLRGRMVVLNVVMITLGQVIAYGIGAGFTHVHGGWRWMVGLGAVPAGIQIAFLFFLPESPRILLRRGNHEAAHAVMTKIYAFAKPEEVDLKVKVLQAAVKRSIEITQTTTFFHRFKSMIMNPINRRALVVGCGMQAFQQLCGFNTLMYYSATLFKEIGFDQPTAVGLIVSGTNFIFTLVALKWIDKIGRRNIMIWSAPGMIFGLTLASISFFYMTKKTNGNLIDGTQYSTTWSALVLLSMILFVASYATGLGNVPWQQGELFSLEVRGIGTSLATATNWAGNLIIGSTYLSLMAKITPSGAFGFYAGLCLLGWIFVLCCFPETAGLSLEEVKMVFRNGFGIRESKRLRLVKQDIKAREKMRKEGGVKA, from the exons ATGACGATCAACGAAAAACAGAAGGACGATCGACCTCTATCTAATGGTAGTGATCGAGTGGAATCATTGGAAGATCTTGTACTGGACAATGATTCTGGAGAAATTAATGAACTTGCTGTAGTGGCTGAAGGAGAGGAAAGGACAACATGGTTCGTTTGGATTCTGGTAATGTGCTCGACTATATCGGGTCTGTTATTCG GATACGACACTGGAGTTATATCTGGTGCTTTGGTTACAATAGGTTCAGACCTTGGACCTGATGTTCTATCAAACAGTCAAAAG GAATTAATTACCTCTTCAACGACTTTGGGCGCCCTGTTAGGTGGTCTTGTGGCCGGTGTCCTTTCCGACTGGACAGGACGTCGGCCCGTATTGGGCATAGCAGATGTTATTTTTATTGGAGGGGCAGTCGCGCAGGCGGTGTGTCACGACGTTTGGAGTATG ATTGGAGGTCGTTTTTTGATTGGAATCGGAGTCGGGCTTGCAGCATGTATCGCGCCTCTTTATATTCAGGAACTGTCGCCGACGCGTCTTCGTGGTCGTATGGTCGTTCTAAA CGTCGTCATGATCACTCTAGGACAAGTTATCGCCTATGGAATAGGCGCAGGATTCACTCATGTACATGgtgggtggaggtggatggtTGGCCTCGGTGCGGTACCAGCAGGAATCCAGATCgcgtttttgtttttcttgccTGAAAGTC CGCGAATTCTACTTCGAAGAGGGAACCATGAAGCAGCACATGCCGTTATGACCAAGATTTACGCATTTGCTAAGCCAGAGGAGGTTGATCTCAAA GTGAAAGTTCTTCAGGCTGCTGTCAAGAGAAGCATTGAAATCACACAAACGACAACGTTCTTCCACCGATTCAAATCAATGATCATGAATCCAATCAACAGACGAGCGCTTG TCGTTGGCTGTGGAATGCAAGCTTTCCAACAATTATGTGGTTTCAACACGCTCATGTATTACTCTGCGACTTTGTTCAAGGAGATCGGATTCGACCAGCCCACAGCGGTCGGACTTATCGTCTCCGGTACTAACTTTATCTTCACACTGGTCGCCCTGAAGTGGATAGACAAAATCGGCCGCAGAAATATCATGATCTGGAGTGCACCTGGTATGATATTTGGCCTGACGCTTgccagcatctctttcttct ATATGACCAAGAAAACCAATGGAAACCTAATCGATGGCACACAGTATTCGACTACCTGGTCCGCTCTTGTCCTCCTCTCGATGATTCTGTTCGTTGCGTCGTACGCGACAGGTCTGGGAAACGTACCTTGGCAACAAGGCGAACTCTTCTCTCTAGAGG TTAGAGGAATCGGTACCTCACTCGCAACCGCGACGAACTGGGCTGGAAATCTGATCATCGGTTCGACCTATCTATCGCTCATGGCCAAAATTACACCCTCAGGTGCGTTTGGGTTCTACGCTGGGCTCTGTCTCCTTGGCTGGATCTTTGTGCTGTGCTGCTTCCCCGAGACGGCCGGACTGAGCTTGGAGGAGGTCAAGATGGTGTTCAGGAATGGGTTCGGGATTAGAGAGAGCAAACGACTACGGCTTGTGAAGCAGGATATCAAGGCCCGtgagaagatgaggaaggaGGGCGGTGTTAAAGCTTGA
- a CDS encoding Pre-mRNA-splicing factor ISY1, translating into MARNEEKAQSMLYRFREAQAAELGLGTRADRRPRMASACKSLRDCERWRGEILREISRKVSKIQDAGLTDYEVRDLNDEINKLMREKRHWENQIVALGGANYRRNVAMLDDDGKEVPGTKGYKYFGRAKDLPGVRELFQSRKNEEEEENQALAFYKKFMNQGPAYYGDLDEEDGKLLEYERKAEEEDWEEAFLDLREILDLPSDTPTPKIPRPDAATHATSSDSQNQSAASSKRKAASEDVDMDTSGDDTKKVKTVVAAKGTPAVEPSSAAEMSRMHAQAAAAYIPFLDVEHLLPPKLPTHSEMEGVLLTLRKKALVDEYFGDAS; encoded by the exons ATG GCTCGTAATGAGGAGAAAGCACAATCAATGTTGTACCGGTTCAGAGAGGCTCAGGCAGCCGAGTTGGGTCTCGGTACAAGAGCAGACCGGAGGCCTCGTATGGCTAGCGCGTGCAAGAGCTTAAGGGACTGTGAGCGCTGGAGAGGAGAAATTCTGCGGGAGATCAGCAGGAAAGTATCAAAGATTCAGGATG CTGGCCTGACGGACTACGAAGTCCGTGATTTGAACGATGAGATCAACAAGCTCATGCGAGAAAAACGGCATTGGGAGAACCAAATTGTCGCGTTGGGTGGTGCAAATTATCGACGAAATGTAGCCATGTTAGATGACGATGGAAAGGAAGTGCCCGGTACAAAGGGATATAA ATACTTTGGACGCGCCAAAGACTTGCCTGGTGTTCGTGAATTGTTCCAAAGTCGCAaaaatgaagaggaggaggaaaaccAAGCCCTCGCTTTCTACAAGAAGTTCATGAATCAGGGGCCGGCCTATTATGGCGaccttgatgaagaagatggaaagcTGCTGGAGTACGAACGGAAAGCCGAGGAGGAAG ACTGGGAAGAAGCATTCCTCGATCTTCGCGAAATACTTGATCTTCCATCTGACACACCAACACCTAAAATTCCACGTCCAGACGCGGCAACACATGCTACTTCATCTGACTCTCAAAATCAATCCGCAGCGTCATCGAAAAGAAAAGCTGCGTCTGAGGATGTCGATATGGACACAAGTGGCGATGATACCAAGAAAGTCAAGACTGTCGTTGCTGCAAAGGGTACCCCTGCTGTTGAACCCTCATCTGCCGCCGAGATGTCACGGATGCACGCCCAAGCCGCGGCGGCATATATACCGTTCCTCGACGTCGAGCACCTACTTCCTCCCAAACTGCCGACGCACAGTGAAATGGAAGGCGTCCTATTGACTTTACGCAAGAAAGCCCTTGTTGACGAATATTTCGGCGATGCTTCATAa
- a CDS encoding Alpha-1,3-mannosyltransferase CMT1: protein MADFQSSQRRLSKATMRSGGVVSTQLRKIPTPVALAIGILFGFLFSRLLPWTTSTTPVWRSGHIPSKSRQQSRQPIQLPTLDQRARVLELLTTLSPHYTKECTRNSQPLYAQQALERYSPLIGHNPPTSSSWLSGLLGGSAGELDHGATVRRDLQASEHKYFFAINLYNSFDVIPDLFATLFRVAAILGYHNVFVSIYENGSSDQTKALLRIFDALTRSVGMRVMIRTSMRTRGAFNHRIEYLAEVRNSAFVPLHELRDSEGEYFDSIIFMNDILPCVDDLLELIWQSRRNNAGITCAADYMYHDEIAAPVFYDNWVARDINGTALENAPFERIFHHLESSQRWQRHLPIQVQSCWNGIAVLDPAPFYTPPHVRFRMARIAEGECSASECSLICNDYWEAGYGRIMMVPRVKLAYDSRVYDIIHPSRRNLTAIRGYTRLGGLPDDPRTDPQDRTWFGPHDRLFTEEESEPLGFVPGPSHVWCWGWDGAGDLEGPDVDPIWEAMPNKSRRADAVLVRHDRSMVL, encoded by the exons ATGGCCGACTTCCAGTCCTCGCAGCGACGGCTGTCCAAGGCGACGATGAGGAGCGGCGGGGTAGTATCCACACAGTTGCGCAAGATACCCACCCCCGTCGCACTTGCCATCGGCATTCTCTTTGGTTTCCTCTTCTCTAGGCTGCTGCCCTGGACGACT TCAACAACGCCCGTATGGCGCAGCGGGCATATACCATCCAAAAGCCGCCAGCAGAGTCGGCAGCCCATCCAGCTCCCAACGCTCGACCAGCGCGCACGGGTCCTCGAGCTGCTCACTACGCTCTCGCCGCACTACACCAAAGAATGTACACGAAACTCACAGCCGCTCTACGCACAGCAGGCGCTGGAGCGCTATTCTCCACTCATAGGGCACAACCCGCCCACCTCCAGCTCCTGGCTGTCTGGCCTGCTCGGTGGTTCTGCTGGCGAACTCGACCATGGAGCGACCGTTAGACGCGACCTGCAGGCCAGCGAGCATAAATACTTCTTCGCCATCAACCTCTACAATTCCTTCGATGTCATCCCAGACCTCTTCGCAACCCTCTTCCGTGTCGCCGCTATACTGGGGTATCACAACGTCTTTGTCTCGATCTACGAGAACGGCTCGTCTGACCAGACCAAGGCGCTGCTGAGAATCTTTGACGCACTGACGCGGAGCGTCGGTATGCGTGTCATGATTCGCACCTCAATGCGCACGCGTGGCGCGTTCAACCATCGTATCGAGTACCTCGCTGAGGTGCGCAACTCAGCCTTTGTCCCATTACACGAGCTGCGAGACAGCGAGGGCGAGTACTTTGACTCAATCATTTTCATGAACGACATCCTCCCCTGCGTCGACGACCTCCTCGAGCTTATCTGGCAGTCGCGTAGGAACAACGCGGGTATCACCTGCGCCGCCGACTACATGTACCACGACGAGATTGCCGCGCCGGTCTTCTATGACAACTGGGTCGCGCGAGACATCAACGGCACGGCGCTGGAGAATGCGCCTTTTGAACGGATTTTCCACCATTTGGAGTCGAGCCAGCGATGGCAGAGACATCTGCCTATACAGGTGCAGAGCTGTTGGAATGGAATCGCGGTGCTCGATCCGGCACCGTTCTACACCCCTCCTCACGTCCGCTTCCGCATGGCACGGATTGCGGAAGGCGAATGTAGTGCTAGTGAGTGCAGTTTGATCTGCAATGACTATTGGGAGGCTGGCTATGGACGAATTATGATGGTGCCCCGCGTCAAGCTTGCTTATGATTCT CGCGTATATGATATCATTCACCCTTCACGCCGTAACCTTACAGCTATTCGTGGATACACTCGTTTAGGAGGTCTGCCCGACGACCCGCGAACAGATCCTCAGGATAGGACATGGTTCGGACCTCACGACAGACTCTTCACCGAGGAAGAGAGCGAACCTTTAGGCTTTGTCCCCGGTCCTTCTCATG TATGGTGTTGGGGCTGGGATGGTGCTGGTGATCTCGAAGGACCAGATGTCGATCCCATCTGGGAAGCTATGCCGAACAAATCAAGACGCGCTGATGCCGTGCTCGTGAGACACGACCGGTCGATGGTGCTGTAG
- a CDS encoding Carnosine N-methyltransferase — MDPSIEDIEEEQRHFANVISTFNNYAQFTLSANNRRRKDVYILPKADQDLLEGLGYKEKLEAVDKAIIANADFLHQMVDDPRIFGHEIDDDEDHSEPAPHSHSHDAGTSHSHSHSHSHAQPQPGHSHSNSGPTRGKYRPTEADMDKLRSTLKQLVRDWSEEGRSEREVCYKPIKDALVKHFAKVPPEERRNLRVLVPGSGLGRLSFDVAQMGFACQANEFSHYMLLASYFILNKTDQVKQHTFYPYVHSFSNAPNRESILQAISIPDVRPSDLPAGSDFSLVAGDFEEIFANPDQKGQWNAILTCFFIDTAKNIVNYLRILHEILAPGGVWINVGPLLWHWENNNSNDPSVELDMEEVKALARKIGFEISNETTIDTTYTNNAKSLLGYVYHAAFWTATKI; from the exons ATGGATCCAAGTATAGAAGACATCGAGGAAG AGCAAAGGCATTTCGCCAATGTGATCAGCACATTCAATAACTATGCCCAATTCACA TTATCTGCAAACAACCGTCGAAGGAAAGACGTCTATATCTTGCCCAAGGCCGATCAAGACCTTTTGGAGGGTTTGGGATACAAGGAAAAACTCGAGGCCGTCGACAAAGCCATCATCGCCAATGCCGACTTTCTGCACCAAATGGTAGATGATCCAAGGATCTTCGGCCACGAAatagacgacgacgaggaccaTTCCGAACCTGCGCCTCACTCGCATAGTCATGATGCCG GAACATCGCACTCCCATTCACACTCCCACTCGCACGCGCAGCCGCAACCTGGACACTCGCACTCCAATAGTGGGCCCACGAGAGGAAAATACCGGCCGACAGAAGCAGACATGGACAAATTGCGAAGTACTCTGAAACAACTCGTGCGCGATTGGAGTGAAGAG GGAAGGTCGGAACGGGAAGTGTGTTATAAGCCGATCAAAGACGCTCTCGTGAAGCATTTTGCGAAAGTTCCGCCAGAAGAAAG ACGCAATTTGAGAGTGCTGGTACCCGGGTCTGGCCTTGGGCGTCTGTCATTTGATGTCGCTCAAATGG GCTTTGCCTGCCAGGCGAACGAATTCTCTCACTACATGCTTCTGGCGTCGTATTTCATCTTGAACAA GACTGACCAAGTCAAACAACACACCTTTTACCCATACGTTCACTCGTTCTCCAACGCTCCTAACCGCGAGTCGATACTCCAAGCCATATCAATTCCAGACGTCCGGCCGTCCGATCTGCCAGCCGGTTCAGACTTTTCGCTAGTTGCTG GCGATTTCGAAGAGATCTTCGCCAATCCAGACCAAAAGGGACAATGGAATGCAATACTCACTTGCTTCTTCATCGATACT GCCAAAAATATCGTCAACTATCTACGCATTCTCCACGAAATTTTGGCGCCAGGAGGCGTCTGGATCAATGTCGGGCCGTTGCTATGGCACTGGGAAAACAACAACTCAAACGACCCCTCAGTGGAATTAGACATGGAGGAAGTTAAGGCTCTTGCACGGAAAATAGGTTTTGAGATCTCC AATGAAACCACGATTGACACCACCTATACCAACAATGCCAAAAGTTTGCTTGGTTACGTCTATCACGCTGCTTTCTGGACCGCAACCAAAATCTGA
- a CDS encoding 60S ribosomal protein L31 codes for MAPTETKKKTGGKTRSALQDVVTREYTIHLHKRVHGRSFKKRAPWAVKSVIDFAQKTMGTSDVRLDPKLNQAVWAQGIKTVPHRIRVKLERKRNDDEGAKEKLYTYVSHVPVLSFKGLQTVVVDAE; via the exons ATG GCCCCCACtgagacaaagaaaaag ACAGGAGGAAAGACCCGCTCGGCCCTCCAGGATGTCGTGACCCGCGAGTACACCATCCACCTGCACAAGCGCGTGCACGGCCGCTCCTTCAAAAAGCGCGCCCCCTGGGCCGTTAAATCCGTCATCGACTTCGCCCAGAAGACCATGGGCACTTCCGATGTCCGTCTCGACCCCAAGCTCAACCAGGCTGTTTGGGCCCAGGGTATCAAGACTGTTCCCCACCGTATCCGTGTGAAGCTTGAGC GAAAACGTAATGACGACGAGGGTGCTAAGGAGAAGCTCTATACATACGTCTCCCACGTCCCTGTTCTCTCATTCAAG GGACTCCAAACAGTGGTTGTCGATGCGGAGTAA